One Misgurnus anguillicaudatus chromosome 22, ASM2758022v2, whole genome shotgun sequence DNA segment encodes these proteins:
- the LOC129439608 gene encoding ectonucleoside triphosphate diphosphohydrolase 2-like, whose product MGNQQQCQIISAAAALFLTIGVILLIVIPTKDSQEPANLMFGIVLDAGSSHTSLFIYKWPADKQNGTGIVSQQSECHVKGGGISSYAGIKGGAAQSLQECMEQAVQAIPKPKHKLTPLYLGATAGMRLLNISKPKESDEILKEVEDKLKTYPFSFKGAKILSGQEEGAYGWVTVNYLLENYVKYDFVGQWLSTGRPTIGALDFGGASTQITFVTEETIENKTNFMKLQLYGKDYKIYTQSFLCYGREQVLLRLLAHLITTQGSDSSVVHPCYPAGYSHSVKLGSVFDTPCFKRQTPYKPDGILQITGTGDYNRCLGNVTHLFSFNNCSYSKCSFDGVFQPNITGNFMAFSAFFYTHLFLQETAGIPITSPAHFKNAVRAVCNMSIQEMNTKVPDQENRLKDHCAVSIFVQELLINGYGFNDSSFPHISFQNKAGDASVGWTLGYMLSLSNLLPAEDIILRKMLRLDAWIALVVIFSLLLIMALFFLLRASCKKESTDVV is encoded by the exons ATGGGTAACCAACAGCAATGCCAGATTATCTCCGCGGCTGCAGCTCTGTTTCTAACGATTGGTGTCATTCTTCTGATCGTCATTCCCACTAAAGACAGCCAAGAGCCAGCAAATTTAATG TTTGGCATTGTCTTGGATGCTGGGTCCTCCCATACATCCTTGTTCATCTACAAATGGCCAGCAGACAAGCAAAATGGTACAGGCATTGTGAGTCAACAATCAGAGTGTCATGTtaaag GAGGTGGGATCTCCAGTTATGCAGGTATTAAAGGAGGAGCAGCCCAGAGCCTTCAGGAGTGTATGGAACAAGCTGTTCAGGCCATCCCCAAACCTAAACACAAACTCACTCCTCTGTATCTTGGGGCCACAGCAGGCATGAGACTGTTGAA TATTTCTAAACCGAAAGAGTCAGATGAGATTTTGAAAGAAGTGGAAGATAAGCTGAAGACCTACCCGTTCAGCTTTAAAGGGGCCAAGATTTTAAGTGGACAAGAGGAGGGAGCCTATGGTTGGGTCACAGTCAACTACCTGCTTGAGAACTATGTTAAG TATGATTTTGTGGGTCAATGGCTGTCCACAGGCAGACCCACAATCGGTGCACTAGACTTTGGTGGAGCTTCGACTCAgatcacctttgtgactgaaGAAACGATAGAGAACAAGACTAATTTCATGAAATTACAACTGTATGGGAAAGACTATAAGATATACACTCAGAGCTTTCTGTGCTATGGGAGAGAACAGGTCTTACTCAGACTGCTGGCTCATCTAATCACG ACTCAAGGATCAGACAGCTCTGTAGTTCACCCCTGCTATCCTGCAGGTTACAGTCACTCTGTAAAGCTGGGCAGTGTGTTTGATACTCCATGCTTTAAGAGACAAACTCCTTATAAGCCTGATGGCATCCTGCAAATAACTGGAACTGGAGACTACAATCGATGTCTAGGAAATGTTACCCATCTCTTTTCTTTCAACAACTGTTCTTATTCCAAATGCTCTTTTGATGGAGTCTTTCAGCCTAACATTACAGGAAACTTTATG GCATTTTCTGCATTCTTCTACACTCATTTGTTCCTTCAAGAAACTGCTGGCATCCCCATCACCTCCCCAGCACACTTCAAGAATGCTGTCCGTGCTGTCTGCAACATGAGCATTCAGGAG ATGAACACTAAGGTTCCGGATCAGGAAAACCGTTTGAAAGATCACTGTGCAGTCTCCATCTTTGTCCAGGAGCTCCTTATAAATGGATATGGCTTTAATGATTCCTCCTTCCCACACATCTCTTTTCAGAACAAG GCGGGAGACGCCTCTGTTGGCTGGACCCTTGGCTACATGCTAAGTTTAAGCAACCTGCTTCCTGCCGAAGATATCATTCTAAGAAAAATGCTGCGTCTTGATGCCTGGATTGCCCTGGTCGTCATTTTTTCCCTTCTTCTCataatggctttattttttCTGCTACGTGCTAGTTGTAAGAAAGAAAGTACTGATGTCGTTTAA